The Oenanthe melanoleuca isolate GR-GAL-2019-014 chromosome 1A, OMel1.0, whole genome shotgun sequence genome contains a region encoding:
- the PPFIBP1 gene encoding liprin-beta-1 isoform X2, with amino-acid sequence MMSDASDMLAAALEQMDGIIAGSKALEYSNGIFDCQSPTSPFMGGLRALHLVEDLRGLLEMMEAEEREGLRCQVPDSTAEALIEWLQSQMTNGHISGNGDVYQERLARLENDKESLVLQVSVLTDQVEAQGEKIRDLEFCLEEHREKLNATEEMLQQELLSRTTLETQKLDLMAEISTLKLKLTSVEKDRLDYEDRFRDTEDLIQEINELRLRVGEMDNERLQYEKKLKTTKDELSALKDKLEQKEAEVKRLHEKLVCKLKGEGIEILDRDENCKKKLKDKNIEVQKMKKAVESLMAANEEKDRKIEELRQSLNRYKKVQDMVILAQGKKGKESEGEDLNSGSISTGLLDTPSLADPEKSPSPTPVTASPIHDEFNVNIHEENSLEIHTSILQISVPSFSSASKSSETVAERLKTHPRPDPASEMSEGRSAGSSPETHLCDSPVTSTLQKSSSLSSLRKEASEVDRDCAQKPAEVKPPVEGNNFATLPPKSPSHGGTGDEDSFGTRKARSSFGRGFFKIKNNKRTASAPNLDRSRSASAPTLAETEKGSADHLDLAGLPPRPKEADSLQMTPPSPDSRKKARGIKKLFGRLKRSQSTTFNPDDMSETEFKRGGTRATAGPRLGWSRDLGQSHNELDMPFAKWTKEQVCNWLQDQGLGSYINNGRQWILSGQTLLQASQQDLEKELGIKHPLHRKKLQLALQALGSEEENNHGKLDYHWVTRWLDDIGLPQYKTQFDEGKVDGRMLHYMTVDDLLSLKVISVLHHLSIKRAIQVLRINNFEPNCLRRRPSDESTVTPSEVSQWTNHRVMEWLRSVDLAEYAPNLRGSGVHGGLMVLEPRFNVETMAQLLNIPPNKTLLRRHLATHFNLLVGQEAQQQKREAMESPDYVLLTATAKVKPKKLTFSNFGSLRKKKQDDVEEYVCPMELGRASGSGSKKGFKPGLDIRVYDDDDLDRLEQMEDSEGTVRQIGAFSEGINNLTHMLKEDEMFKDFATRSPSTSITDEDSNV; translated from the exons ACTAATGGACACATATCTGGGAATGGAGATGTTTATCAAGAAAGGCTGGCTCGTCTGGAAAATGATAAGGAATCTCTTGTTCTGCAA GTCAGTGTGCTTACAGACCAGGTGGAGGCCCAAGGAGAAAAGATCCGGGATCTGGAGTTCTgcctggaggagcacagggagaagCTGAATGCcacagaggagatgctgcagcag GAGCTTTTAAGCAGAACAACTCTTGAAACTCAGAAGCTGGATCTTATGGCAGAGATTTCCACTCTGAAATTAAAGCTTACATCTGTAGAGAAGGATAGATTGGACTATGAGGACAGATTCAGAGACACAGAG GATTTGATCCAGGAAATAAATGAATTGCGGTTGAGGGTGGGAGAAATGGACAATGAAAGACTCCAGTAtgagaaaaaactgaaaacaaccAAA GATGAGCTGTCAGCTCTGAAAGACAAACTAGAGCAGAAGGAAGCCGAGGTGAAAAGGCTGCACGAGAAACTGGTTTGCAAGCTGAAAGGAGAAGGGATTGAAATCCTGGACAGAG ATGAAAATTGTAAAAAGAAGCTCAAAGATAAAA ATATAGAGgtgcagaaaatgaagaagGCAGTAGAATCTCTAATGGCAGCAAATGAAGAGAAG GATCGGAAGATAGAAGAGCTTCGGCAATCTCTGAACAGGTACAAGAAAGTCCAAGACATGGTGATACTGGCTCAAGGTAAAAAAG GCAAGGAAAGTGAAGGTGAAGACTTGAATTCAGGGTCTATTTCCACTGGTTTATTGGACACACCAAGTCTGGCTGACCCAGAGAAAAGCCCATCCCCAACCCCAGTAACAGCATCTCCAATCCATGATGAGTTCAACGTGAATATTCATGAAGAG aATTCCTTAGAGATCCACACCAGCATTTTACAGATTTCAGTCCCTTCCTTTTCATCAGCATCCAAGAGCTCAGAAACTGTTGCAGAGAGACTGAAAACACACCCTAGGCCAGATCCTGCAAGTGAAATGAG tgaAGGAAGATCAGCAGGTTCCTCCCCTGAAACTCATCTGTGTGATAGCCCAGT AACTTCCACACTGCAGAAGTCCAGCAGTCTGAGCAGTCTGAGGAAAGAGGCATCTGAAGTG GACAGAGACTGTGCACAGAAGCCAGCAGAG GTTAAACCTCCTGTGGAAGGCAATAATTTTGCAACCCTGCCTCCCAAGTCTCCCTCTCACGGTGGCACAGGTGACGAGGACAGTTTTGGCACCCGCAAAGCCAGATCTTCCTTTGGCCGAGGCTTTTTcaagataaaaaataacaagAGGACTGCAAGTGCCCCCAATTTGG ATCGCAGTCGAAGTGCCAGTGCACCTACCTTAG CTGAAACAGAGAAGGGATCTGCAGACCACTTGGATCTGGCTGGCTTGCCCCCTCGCCCAAAAGAAGCAGATAGTCTGCAGATGACACCACCTTCTCCAGATTCCAGGAAAAAGGCCAGGGGAATCAAGAAGTTGTTTGGAAG GCTGAAAAGAAGTCAGTCCACCACCTTCAACCCAGATGACATGTCTGAGACAGAGTTCAAGAGAGGAGGGACAAGAGCCACGGCCGGGCCCCGGCTGGGCTGGTCTCGGGACCTGGGGCAGTCCCACAA tgagctggaCATGCCATTTGCAAAGTGGACCAAGGAGCAGGTTTGCAACTGGCTCCAGGACCAAGGGCTTGGCTCTTACATCAATAATGGCAGGCAGTGGATCTTGTCTGGGCAAACACTTCTGCAGGCTTCTCAGCAGGATCTGGAAAAG GAGCTTGGGATAAAGCACCCTTTGCATCGGAAGAAGCTCCAGCTTgctctgcaggcactgggatctgaagaggaaaacaacCATGGAAAACTGGATTACCACTGGGTTACCA GGTGGCTGGATGACATTGGCCTGCCCCAGTATAAGACCCAGTTTGATGAGGGGAAGGTGGATGGTCGCATGCTCCACTACATGACTGTG GATGACCTGCTGTCCTTGAAGGTCATCAGTGTGCTTCACCACCTCAGCATCAAAAGAGCCATTCAGGTTTTGAGAATAAACAACTTTGAGCCCAACTGCCTGCGCAGGAGGCCGTCTGATGAG AGCACCGTGACACCGTCGGAGGTGAGCCAGTGGACCAACCACCGCGTGATGGAGTGGCTGCGCTCCGTGGACCTGGCGGAGTACGCGCCCAACCTGCGGGGCAGCGGCGTGCACGGGGGGCTCATG GTTTTGGAGCCCCGTTTCAATGTAGAAACCATGGCCCAGCTGCTGAACATCCCACCCAACAAGACGCTGCTGAGGAGGCACCTGGCCACTCATTTCAACCTCCTGGTGGGGCAGGAGGCCCAGCAGCAGAAACGTGAAGCCATGGAGTCCCCAGACTACGTCCTCCTGACAGCAACTGCCAAAGTCAAG CCAAAGAAACTTACCTTCAGCAATTTTGGGAGCCTGAGGAAGAAGAAGCAGGATGATGTGGAGGAGTATGTGTGTCCTATGGAGCTGGGGCGGGCATCTGGCAGTGGATCAAAGAAGGGCTTTAAGCCTGGCCTGGATATCCGAGTATATGATGATGATGACTtggacaggctggagcag ATGGAAGATTCAGAAGGGACAGTGAGGCAAATAGGAGCATTTTCTGAAGGCATCAACAACTTGACA caCATGCTGAAGGAAGATGAAATGTTCAAAGACTTTGCCACTCGCTCTCCTAGCACCAGTATAACAGACGAGGACTCCAACGTGTGA
- the PPFIBP1 gene encoding liprin-beta-1 isoform X5, giving the protein MMSDASDMLAAALEQMDGIIAGSKALEYSNGIFDCQSPTSPFMGGLRALHLVEDLRGLLEMMEAEEREGLRCQVPDSTAEALIEWLQSQMTNGHISGNGDVYQERLARLENDKESLVLQVSVLTDQVEAQGEKIRDLEFCLEEHREKLNATEEMLQQELLSRTTLETQKLDLMAEISTLKLKLTSVEKDRLDYEDRFRDTEDLIQEINELRLRVGEMDNERLQYEKKLKTTKDELSALKDKLEQKEAEVKRLHEKLVCKLKGEGIEILDRDIEVQKMKKAVESLMAANEEKDRKIEELRQSLNRYKKVQDMVILAQGKKGKESEGEDLNSGSISTGLLDTPSLADPEKSPSPTPVTASPIHDEFNVNIHEENSLEIHTSILQISVPSFSSASKSSETVAERLKTHPRPDPASEMSEGRSAGSSPETHLCDSPVTSTLQKSSSLSSLRKEASEVDRDCAQKPAEVKPPVEGNNFATLPPKSPSHGGTGDEDSFGTRKARSSFGRGFFKIKNNKRTASAPNLAETEKGSADHLDLAGLPPRPKEADSLQMTPPSPDSRKKARGIKKLFGRLKRSQSTTFNPDDMSETEFKRGGTRATAGPRLGWSRDLGQSHNELDMPFAKWTKEQVCNWLQDQGLGSYINNGRQWILSGQTLLQASQQDLEKELGIKHPLHRKKLQLALQALGSEEENNHGKLDYHWVTRWLDDIGLPQYKTQFDEGKVDGRMLHYMTVDDLLSLKVISVLHHLSIKRAIQVLRINNFEPNCLRRRPSDESTVTPSEVSQWTNHRVMEWLRSVDLAEYAPNLRGSGVHGGLMVLEPRFNVETMAQLLNIPPNKTLLRRHLATHFNLLVGQEAQQQKREAMESPDYVLLTATAKVKPKKLTFSNFGSLRKKKQDDVEEYVCPMELGRASGSGSKKGFKPGLDIRVYDDDDLDRLEQMEDSEGTVRQIGAFSEGINNLTHMLKEDEMFKDFATRSPSTSITDEDSNV; this is encoded by the exons ACTAATGGACACATATCTGGGAATGGAGATGTTTATCAAGAAAGGCTGGCTCGTCTGGAAAATGATAAGGAATCTCTTGTTCTGCAA GTCAGTGTGCTTACAGACCAGGTGGAGGCCCAAGGAGAAAAGATCCGGGATCTGGAGTTCTgcctggaggagcacagggagaagCTGAATGCcacagaggagatgctgcagcag GAGCTTTTAAGCAGAACAACTCTTGAAACTCAGAAGCTGGATCTTATGGCAGAGATTTCCACTCTGAAATTAAAGCTTACATCTGTAGAGAAGGATAGATTGGACTATGAGGACAGATTCAGAGACACAGAG GATTTGATCCAGGAAATAAATGAATTGCGGTTGAGGGTGGGAGAAATGGACAATGAAAGACTCCAGTAtgagaaaaaactgaaaacaaccAAA GATGAGCTGTCAGCTCTGAAAGACAAACTAGAGCAGAAGGAAGCCGAGGTGAAAAGGCTGCACGAGAAACTGGTTTGCAAGCTGAAAGGAGAAGGGATTGAAATCCTGGACAGAG ATATAGAGgtgcagaaaatgaagaagGCAGTAGAATCTCTAATGGCAGCAAATGAAGAGAAG GATCGGAAGATAGAAGAGCTTCGGCAATCTCTGAACAGGTACAAGAAAGTCCAAGACATGGTGATACTGGCTCAAGGTAAAAAAG GCAAGGAAAGTGAAGGTGAAGACTTGAATTCAGGGTCTATTTCCACTGGTTTATTGGACACACCAAGTCTGGCTGACCCAGAGAAAAGCCCATCCCCAACCCCAGTAACAGCATCTCCAATCCATGATGAGTTCAACGTGAATATTCATGAAGAG aATTCCTTAGAGATCCACACCAGCATTTTACAGATTTCAGTCCCTTCCTTTTCATCAGCATCCAAGAGCTCAGAAACTGTTGCAGAGAGACTGAAAACACACCCTAGGCCAGATCCTGCAAGTGAAATGAG tgaAGGAAGATCAGCAGGTTCCTCCCCTGAAACTCATCTGTGTGATAGCCCAGT AACTTCCACACTGCAGAAGTCCAGCAGTCTGAGCAGTCTGAGGAAAGAGGCATCTGAAGTG GACAGAGACTGTGCACAGAAGCCAGCAGAG GTTAAACCTCCTGTGGAAGGCAATAATTTTGCAACCCTGCCTCCCAAGTCTCCCTCTCACGGTGGCACAGGTGACGAGGACAGTTTTGGCACCCGCAAAGCCAGATCTTCCTTTGGCCGAGGCTTTTTcaagataaaaaataacaagAGGACTGCAAGTGCCCCCAATTTGG CTGAAACAGAGAAGGGATCTGCAGACCACTTGGATCTGGCTGGCTTGCCCCCTCGCCCAAAAGAAGCAGATAGTCTGCAGATGACACCACCTTCTCCAGATTCCAGGAAAAAGGCCAGGGGAATCAAGAAGTTGTTTGGAAG GCTGAAAAGAAGTCAGTCCACCACCTTCAACCCAGATGACATGTCTGAGACAGAGTTCAAGAGAGGAGGGACAAGAGCCACGGCCGGGCCCCGGCTGGGCTGGTCTCGGGACCTGGGGCAGTCCCACAA tgagctggaCATGCCATTTGCAAAGTGGACCAAGGAGCAGGTTTGCAACTGGCTCCAGGACCAAGGGCTTGGCTCTTACATCAATAATGGCAGGCAGTGGATCTTGTCTGGGCAAACACTTCTGCAGGCTTCTCAGCAGGATCTGGAAAAG GAGCTTGGGATAAAGCACCCTTTGCATCGGAAGAAGCTCCAGCTTgctctgcaggcactgggatctgaagaggaaaacaacCATGGAAAACTGGATTACCACTGGGTTACCA GGTGGCTGGATGACATTGGCCTGCCCCAGTATAAGACCCAGTTTGATGAGGGGAAGGTGGATGGTCGCATGCTCCACTACATGACTGTG GATGACCTGCTGTCCTTGAAGGTCATCAGTGTGCTTCACCACCTCAGCATCAAAAGAGCCATTCAGGTTTTGAGAATAAACAACTTTGAGCCCAACTGCCTGCGCAGGAGGCCGTCTGATGAG AGCACCGTGACACCGTCGGAGGTGAGCCAGTGGACCAACCACCGCGTGATGGAGTGGCTGCGCTCCGTGGACCTGGCGGAGTACGCGCCCAACCTGCGGGGCAGCGGCGTGCACGGGGGGCTCATG GTTTTGGAGCCCCGTTTCAATGTAGAAACCATGGCCCAGCTGCTGAACATCCCACCCAACAAGACGCTGCTGAGGAGGCACCTGGCCACTCATTTCAACCTCCTGGTGGGGCAGGAGGCCCAGCAGCAGAAACGTGAAGCCATGGAGTCCCCAGACTACGTCCTCCTGACAGCAACTGCCAAAGTCAAG CCAAAGAAACTTACCTTCAGCAATTTTGGGAGCCTGAGGAAGAAGAAGCAGGATGATGTGGAGGAGTATGTGTGTCCTATGGAGCTGGGGCGGGCATCTGGCAGTGGATCAAAGAAGGGCTTTAAGCCTGGCCTGGATATCCGAGTATATGATGATGATGACTtggacaggctggagcag ATGGAAGATTCAGAAGGGACAGTGAGGCAAATAGGAGCATTTTCTGAAGGCATCAACAACTTGACA caCATGCTGAAGGAAGATGAAATGTTCAAAGACTTTGCCACTCGCTCTCCTAGCACCAGTATAACAGACGAGGACTCCAACGTGTGA
- the PPFIBP1 gene encoding liprin-beta-1 isoform X4 encodes MMSDASDMLAAALEQMDGIIAGSKALEYSNGIFDCQSPTSPFMGGLRALHLVEDLRGLLEMMEAEEREGLRCQVPDSTAEALIEWLQSQMTNGHISGNGDVYQERLARLENDKESLVLQVSVLTDQVEAQGEKIRDLEFCLEEHREKLNATEEMLQQELLSRTTLETQKLDLMAEISTLKLKLTSVEKDRLDYEDRFRDTEDLIQEINELRLRVGEMDNERLQYEKKLKTTKDELSALKDKLEQKEAEVKRLHEKLVCKLKGEGIEILDRDIEVQKMKKAVESLMAANEEKDRKIEELRQSLNRYKKVQDMVILAQGKKGKESEGEDLNSGSISTGLLDTPSLADPEKSPSPTPVTASPIHDEFNVNIHEENSLEIHTSILQISVPSFSSASKSSETVAERLKTHPRPDPASEMSEGRSAGSSPETHLCDSPVTSTLQKSSSLSSLRKEASEVDRDCAQKPAEVKPPVEGNNFATLPPKSPSHGGTGDEDSFGTRKARSSFGRGFFKIKNNKRTASAPNLDRSRSASAPTLAETEKGSADHLDLAGLPPRPKEADSLQMTPPSPDSRKKARGIKKLFGRLKRSQSTTFNPDDMSETEFKRGGTRATAGPRLGWSRDLGQSHNELDMPFAKWTKEQVCNWLQDQGLGSYINNGRQWILSGQTLLQASQQDLEKELGIKHPLHRKKLQLALQALGSEEENNHGKLDYHWVTRWLDDIGLPQYKTQFDEGKVDGRMLHYMTVDDLLSLKVISVLHHLSIKRAIQVLRINNFEPNCLRRRPSDESTVTPSEVSQWTNHRVMEWLRSVDLAEYAPNLRGSGVHGGLMVLEPRFNVETMAQLLNIPPNKTLLRRHLATHFNLLVGQEAQQQKREAMESPDYVLLTATAKVKPKKLTFSNFGSLRKKKQDDVEEYVCPMELGRASGSGSKKGFKPGLDIRVYDDDDLDRLEQMEDSEGTVRQIGAFSEGINNLTHMLKEDEMFKDFATRSPSTSITDEDSNV; translated from the exons ACTAATGGACACATATCTGGGAATGGAGATGTTTATCAAGAAAGGCTGGCTCGTCTGGAAAATGATAAGGAATCTCTTGTTCTGCAA GTCAGTGTGCTTACAGACCAGGTGGAGGCCCAAGGAGAAAAGATCCGGGATCTGGAGTTCTgcctggaggagcacagggagaagCTGAATGCcacagaggagatgctgcagcag GAGCTTTTAAGCAGAACAACTCTTGAAACTCAGAAGCTGGATCTTATGGCAGAGATTTCCACTCTGAAATTAAAGCTTACATCTGTAGAGAAGGATAGATTGGACTATGAGGACAGATTCAGAGACACAGAG GATTTGATCCAGGAAATAAATGAATTGCGGTTGAGGGTGGGAGAAATGGACAATGAAAGACTCCAGTAtgagaaaaaactgaaaacaaccAAA GATGAGCTGTCAGCTCTGAAAGACAAACTAGAGCAGAAGGAAGCCGAGGTGAAAAGGCTGCACGAGAAACTGGTTTGCAAGCTGAAAGGAGAAGGGATTGAAATCCTGGACAGAG ATATAGAGgtgcagaaaatgaagaagGCAGTAGAATCTCTAATGGCAGCAAATGAAGAGAAG GATCGGAAGATAGAAGAGCTTCGGCAATCTCTGAACAGGTACAAGAAAGTCCAAGACATGGTGATACTGGCTCAAGGTAAAAAAG GCAAGGAAAGTGAAGGTGAAGACTTGAATTCAGGGTCTATTTCCACTGGTTTATTGGACACACCAAGTCTGGCTGACCCAGAGAAAAGCCCATCCCCAACCCCAGTAACAGCATCTCCAATCCATGATGAGTTCAACGTGAATATTCATGAAGAG aATTCCTTAGAGATCCACACCAGCATTTTACAGATTTCAGTCCCTTCCTTTTCATCAGCATCCAAGAGCTCAGAAACTGTTGCAGAGAGACTGAAAACACACCCTAGGCCAGATCCTGCAAGTGAAATGAG tgaAGGAAGATCAGCAGGTTCCTCCCCTGAAACTCATCTGTGTGATAGCCCAGT AACTTCCACACTGCAGAAGTCCAGCAGTCTGAGCAGTCTGAGGAAAGAGGCATCTGAAGTG GACAGAGACTGTGCACAGAAGCCAGCAGAG GTTAAACCTCCTGTGGAAGGCAATAATTTTGCAACCCTGCCTCCCAAGTCTCCCTCTCACGGTGGCACAGGTGACGAGGACAGTTTTGGCACCCGCAAAGCCAGATCTTCCTTTGGCCGAGGCTTTTTcaagataaaaaataacaagAGGACTGCAAGTGCCCCCAATTTGG ATCGCAGTCGAAGTGCCAGTGCACCTACCTTAG CTGAAACAGAGAAGGGATCTGCAGACCACTTGGATCTGGCTGGCTTGCCCCCTCGCCCAAAAGAAGCAGATAGTCTGCAGATGACACCACCTTCTCCAGATTCCAGGAAAAAGGCCAGGGGAATCAAGAAGTTGTTTGGAAG GCTGAAAAGAAGTCAGTCCACCACCTTCAACCCAGATGACATGTCTGAGACAGAGTTCAAGAGAGGAGGGACAAGAGCCACGGCCGGGCCCCGGCTGGGCTGGTCTCGGGACCTGGGGCAGTCCCACAA tgagctggaCATGCCATTTGCAAAGTGGACCAAGGAGCAGGTTTGCAACTGGCTCCAGGACCAAGGGCTTGGCTCTTACATCAATAATGGCAGGCAGTGGATCTTGTCTGGGCAAACACTTCTGCAGGCTTCTCAGCAGGATCTGGAAAAG GAGCTTGGGATAAAGCACCCTTTGCATCGGAAGAAGCTCCAGCTTgctctgcaggcactgggatctgaagaggaaaacaacCATGGAAAACTGGATTACCACTGGGTTACCA GGTGGCTGGATGACATTGGCCTGCCCCAGTATAAGACCCAGTTTGATGAGGGGAAGGTGGATGGTCGCATGCTCCACTACATGACTGTG GATGACCTGCTGTCCTTGAAGGTCATCAGTGTGCTTCACCACCTCAGCATCAAAAGAGCCATTCAGGTTTTGAGAATAAACAACTTTGAGCCCAACTGCCTGCGCAGGAGGCCGTCTGATGAG AGCACCGTGACACCGTCGGAGGTGAGCCAGTGGACCAACCACCGCGTGATGGAGTGGCTGCGCTCCGTGGACCTGGCGGAGTACGCGCCCAACCTGCGGGGCAGCGGCGTGCACGGGGGGCTCATG GTTTTGGAGCCCCGTTTCAATGTAGAAACCATGGCCCAGCTGCTGAACATCCCACCCAACAAGACGCTGCTGAGGAGGCACCTGGCCACTCATTTCAACCTCCTGGTGGGGCAGGAGGCCCAGCAGCAGAAACGTGAAGCCATGGAGTCCCCAGACTACGTCCTCCTGACAGCAACTGCCAAAGTCAAG CCAAAGAAACTTACCTTCAGCAATTTTGGGAGCCTGAGGAAGAAGAAGCAGGATGATGTGGAGGAGTATGTGTGTCCTATGGAGCTGGGGCGGGCATCTGGCAGTGGATCAAAGAAGGGCTTTAAGCCTGGCCTGGATATCCGAGTATATGATGATGATGACTtggacaggctggagcag ATGGAAGATTCAGAAGGGACAGTGAGGCAAATAGGAGCATTTTCTGAAGGCATCAACAACTTGACA caCATGCTGAAGGAAGATGAAATGTTCAAAGACTTTGCCACTCGCTCTCCTAGCACCAGTATAACAGACGAGGACTCCAACGTGTGA